In Streptomyces sp. NBC_00448, the following are encoded in one genomic region:
- a CDS encoding helix-turn-helix domain-containing protein: MSNGSERRRRFGNYLAQLRRRTGKSQRALAARLSDLSGTQSITRNEVSRWERGERIPETWLPFLAQALGVPAPEMERAAAYARNAAGGVLPGPSATLAELLPDGDLMAPLQAPGGRRIGAEAVADLGARVHALRLADDVLAGGDLIEPAFRELHAAVRLHQEATFSEATSRALLVQIGELAQIAGWIASDAGRHADAERAYSLGISAARQADDKPLVANLAGSLAYQHSNTGREREGIDLAHAAVEEAGPNAPAKTRALFFDRVAWAHAKAGEAQPAIQALGDAHDALETGGSAEAPSWAYWVTQEELDVMDARAFTELRRPLRAVPLLKDVLGRYDATHTREVALYRSWLAVALADANEPEQAVQEAHRTIDLSGDLTSTRTAERVRVVLNRLREYDDLSEVRDLMNTHGHLLLT, from the coding sequence ATGAGTAACGGAAGCGAACGGCGCCGCAGGTTCGGCAACTACCTGGCGCAGCTTCGACGACGGACGGGCAAGTCACAGCGCGCACTCGCCGCGCGGCTCTCCGACTTGTCGGGAACACAGTCGATCACCCGCAACGAGGTATCCCGCTGGGAGCGTGGCGAGCGCATTCCCGAGACGTGGCTGCCCTTTCTGGCACAGGCGCTCGGGGTACCGGCACCCGAGATGGAGCGAGCCGCCGCGTACGCCCGTAACGCTGCGGGGGGTGTCCTCCCGGGCCCATCCGCCACACTGGCCGAGCTGCTGCCTGACGGTGACCTCATGGCCCCGTTGCAGGCCCCCGGTGGCCGCCGTATCGGCGCCGAAGCCGTTGCCGACCTTGGCGCTCGGGTCCATGCCCTGCGCTTGGCTGATGACGTATTGGCCGGTGGCGACCTGATCGAACCTGCCTTCCGAGAACTGCACGCCGCCGTCCGCCTGCACCAAGAGGCGACGTTCAGCGAGGCCACCAGTCGTGCACTCCTCGTGCAGATTGGGGAGCTTGCGCAGATTGCAGGTTGGATCGCGTCGGACGCCGGACGCCACGCTGACGCGGAACGGGCCTACTCACTCGGTATCTCCGCCGCACGACAAGCTGACGACAAGCCGCTTGTCGCCAACCTCGCAGGGTCGCTCGCCTACCAGCACTCGAACACCGGCAGGGAGCGCGAGGGAATCGACTTGGCGCACGCGGCCGTCGAGGAAGCCGGACCGAACGCCCCCGCCAAGACGCGTGCCCTGTTCTTCGATCGGGTGGCATGGGCCCACGCGAAGGCCGGGGAGGCACAGCCCGCCATCCAGGCACTTGGCGACGCTCATGACGCGCTCGAAACCGGCGGTAGCGCGGAGGCACCCTCATGGGCCTACTGGGTGACTCAGGAAGAACTGGACGTCATGGACGCTCGCGCTTTCACCGAACTACGGCGGCCGCTTCGAGCAGTCCCCCTGCTCAAAGACGTACTCGGTCGGTACGACGCCACACATACCCGCGAGGTGGCGCTCTACCGTTCGTGGCTGGCCGTGGCTCTTGCTGACGCCAACGAACCCGAGCAGGCAGTACAAGAGGCCCACCGGACCATTGACCTGTCCGGCGACCTTACGAGCACCCGCACCGCCGAACGTGTGCGAGTAGTACTCAACAGGTTGCGCGAGTACGACGACCTGTCCGAGGTCCGCGACCTGATGAACACCCACGGACACCTGCTGTTGACCTAG